A stretch of the Clavibacter sp. B3I6 genome encodes the following:
- a CDS encoding argininosuccinate synthase, whose amino-acid sequence MAERVVLAYSGGLDTSVGIGWLKDATGKEVVALAVDVGQGGEDMEVIRQRALDCGAVEAVVVDAKDEFADDYIVPALKANALYQKRYPLVSGLSRPLIAKHLARVAHELGANSVAHGCTGKGNDQVRFEAAVAALAPDLTSIAPVRDLALTRDKAIVYANEHDLPIEQSKKSPYSIDKNVWGRAVETGFLEDPWNGPIEDLYEYTQDPDVLRDPTEVTITFEAGVPVAIDGVRYSPLRIVQELNAAAGAHGIGRIDVVEDRLVGIKSREVYEAPAAMTLIEAHEELESLTIERDLGRYKRGVEKDWANLVYDGLWFSGLKRSLDAFIEDSQRHVSGDIRMTLRGGRAVVTGRRSQTSLYDFDLATYDTGDTFDQSLSKGFIELWSLPSKISARRDLAVEQAALAAATPTPDAAPAAE is encoded by the coding sequence ATGGCCGAACGCGTGGTTCTGGCATATTCAGGCGGACTCGACACCTCGGTCGGCATCGGCTGGCTCAAGGACGCGACCGGCAAGGAGGTCGTGGCCCTCGCCGTCGACGTCGGCCAGGGCGGCGAGGACATGGAGGTCATCCGGCAGCGCGCGCTCGACTGCGGCGCGGTCGAGGCCGTGGTCGTGGACGCGAAGGACGAGTTCGCGGACGACTACATCGTCCCCGCCCTCAAGGCCAACGCGCTCTACCAGAAGCGCTACCCGCTGGTCTCGGGCCTCAGCCGCCCGCTGATCGCGAAGCACCTCGCGCGCGTGGCCCACGAGCTCGGCGCGAACAGCGTCGCGCACGGCTGCACGGGCAAGGGCAACGACCAGGTGCGCTTCGAGGCCGCCGTCGCCGCGCTCGCACCCGACCTGACCTCCATCGCGCCCGTCCGCGACCTCGCGCTCACCCGCGACAAGGCCATCGTCTACGCGAACGAGCACGACCTCCCCATCGAGCAGAGCAAGAAGAGCCCGTACTCGATCGACAAGAACGTCTGGGGCCGCGCGGTCGAGACCGGCTTCCTCGAGGACCCGTGGAACGGGCCGATCGAGGACCTCTACGAGTACACGCAGGACCCCGACGTCCTCCGCGACCCCACCGAGGTCACCATCACCTTCGAGGCGGGCGTCCCGGTCGCGATCGACGGCGTGCGCTACTCGCCGCTGCGCATCGTGCAGGAGCTCAACGCCGCCGCCGGCGCGCACGGCATCGGCCGCATCGACGTGGTGGAGGACCGCCTCGTCGGCATCAAGAGCCGCGAGGTCTACGAGGCCCCCGCCGCCATGACGCTCATCGAGGCGCACGAGGAGCTCGAGAGCCTCACCATCGAGCGCGACCTCGGCCGCTACAAGCGGGGTGTCGAGAAGGACTGGGCCAACCTCGTCTACGACGGGCTCTGGTTCTCCGGGCTCAAGCGCTCGCTCGACGCGTTCATCGAGGACTCGCAGCGCCACGTGTCCGGCGACATCCGCATGACGCTGCGCGGCGGTCGCGCGGTCGTCACCGGTCGTCGCAGCCAGACGAGCCTGTACGACTTCGACCTCGCGACCTACGACACGGGCGACACGTTCGACCAGTCGCTGTCCAAGGGCTTCATCGAGCTGTGGTCGCTGCCGAGCAAGATCTCGGCGCGCCGCGACCTCGCGGTCGAGCAGGCCGCGCTCGCGGCCGCGACCCCGACGCCCGACGCCGCGCCCGCCGCGGAGTAG